In Rhineura floridana isolate rRhiFlo1 chromosome 22, rRhiFlo1.hap2, whole genome shotgun sequence, a single genomic region encodes these proteins:
- the OAZ3 gene encoding LOW QUALITY PROTEIN: ornithine decarboxylase antizyme 3 (The sequence of the model RefSeq protein was modified relative to this genomic sequence to represent the inferred CDS: deleted 1 base in 1 codon; substituted 1 base at 1 genomic stop codon), translating into MVTEVESSNAHFAQGEALPNKTLHIRESPNTLTLLWTKRGAIRNLFRPLSSPVPYFCYFYKCRLMYRRKMTPCGRSSTLTQRESLSIRPRYCRQCSEFEGGCPDRRKTTEEGGSATFKEVYKAGNLTVFAGDRQHPDHPIQLDFHFTWGSQGVSHWHGLLQAHTLFLDTPYLALDRNSRESLFATLEYVEEKTEADQVFVNFHKSRRDRGDLLRAFGFLGFELVQPDYPNLPPWEDVIFMAYPMERELCXEERQQQTLKSDTPNRPHGAVLTGRLLE; encoded by the exons atggtgaCGGAAGTTGAGTCGAGCAAT GCTCACTTTGCCCAGGGGGAGGCACTGCCCAACAAGACGCTGCACATCCGGGAATCCCCAAACACACTGACCCTCCTTTGGACCAAGAGGGGGGCAATACGGAACCTCTTCCGCCCACTGTCATCCCCCGTTCCCTATTTCTGCTACTTCTACAAGTGCCGCCTTATGTATCGGCGGAAAATGACTCCCTGTGGCAGGAG CTCAACCCTTACCCAGCGTGAGAGCTTGAGTATCAGGCCCCGCTACTGTCGGCAGTGTTCC GAGTTCGAGGGCGGCTGCCCAGACAGGAGAAAGACCACCGAAGAAGGGGGCAGCGCAACCTTTAAAGAGGTATACAAG GCTGGGAATCTCACCGTATTCGCTGGCGATCGTCAGCACCCTGATCACCCGATTCAATTGGACTTCCATTTCACCTGGGGCAGCCAGGGGGTCAGCCACTGGCACGGCCTCCTCCAAGCACACACACTTTTCCTCGACACACCTTACCTCGCCCTGGACCGCAACAGCCGTGAAAG CCTGTTCGCAACGCTGGAATACGTGGAGGAGAAGACAGAAGCAGACCAGGTGTTTGTTAACTTCCACAAGTCTCGGCGGGACAGAG GCGACCTGCTACGAGCGTTTGGCTTCTTGGGTTTCGAACTCGTACAGCCGGACTACCCCAACCTCCCGCCCTGGGAGGATGTCATTTTCATGGCCTACCCCATGGAACGAGAACTCTGCTAAGAGGAGCGGCAGCAGCAGACCCTGAAATCAGACACGCCAAACAGACCGCATGGGGCTGTGCTTACGGGCAGGCTCCTTGAATGA
- the TDRKH gene encoding tudor and KH domain-containing protein isoform X3, translating to MAGEQSSWNSLTTLQKVALGLGVPASGAILYILYRRYRETQEERLTFVGEEEMQVEMKIPKDAVKLLIGRHGANVKQLKKDTQARIDVDVEDSGEQRLIRICGSPVQVCKAKAAIHQILAENLPVKEKIQVPQRTVGRIIGRGGETVRAISQSTGAKVDCDREGSLSLTRLITLSGTRKEVEAAKQLIAEKVAEDETFRKKLSQVASARSQRKQPLGTRREEAAAGDHKGLPCTGEASRRPPSPLHREGAGEKIPEYPPDEPQELKSEVGSPEDSAPETSWLSSVFEVPSPDFSFHANEHLEVYVSAAENPNHFWIQIIGSRTLQLDKLTWEMTQHYESSCASEFPNVRLGDIVAAPYLEDRSWYRARVLGTLDSGNLDLYYVDFGDNGEAPLEKLRQLRSDFLSLPFQAIECSLACIAPAGDQWAEAALDEFDRLAHCAKWKPVVAKICSYLPSGSSTWPHVRLYNTSTGQDIDVGEELVRLGYAVWRPQDRDRGTGDGPHQLEKGATSSGPNRALGDVTGASLESLVSDTQITPDEMPHTLSCLSLSEVASMSESGDLFPLDNGSLTP from the exons GAGATGCAAGTGGAAATGAAGATACCGAAGGATGCCGTGAAGCTACTTATCGGGCGGCACGGAGCCAATGTCAAGCAG ctgAAGAAGGACACCCAAGCCCGCATTGATGTTGATGTGGAGGATTCTGGCGAGCAGCGGCTGATCCGGATCTGTGGCTCCCCTGTCCAGGTGTGCAAGGCTAAAGCCGCCATCCATCAAATTCTGGCGGAGAACTTGCCCGTGAAGGAAAAGATTCAGGTGCCCCAGCGCACTGTCGGGCGGATAATTG gcaggggtggggagacgGTGCGAGCCATCAGCCAGAGCACAGGAGCCAAGGTGGATTGCGACCGGGAAGGTAGCCTTTCGCTCACCCGCCTCATCACTCTCTCTGGGACTCGCAAGGAGGTGGAAGCGGCTAAG CAACTGATTGCAGAGAAGGTTGCTGAGGACGAGACTTTTCGCAAGAAGCTCTCGCAGGTGGCGTCAGCGCGGTCTCAGCGCAAGCAGCCTTTGGGCACGAGGAGGGAGGAAGCTGCCGCTGGCGACCACAAGGGCCTACCGTGCACCGGAGAAGCCTCCCGTCGGCCACCCAGCCCATTGCACAGGGAAGGGGCTGGCGAAAAGATCCCGGAGTATCCCCCGGATGAACCGCAGGAGCTGAAGAGCGAAGTCGGATCTCCCGAGGATTCTGCACCGGAAACCTCTTGGCTAAGCTCCGTGTTTGAAG TCCCCAGCCCGGATTTCAGCTTCCATGCCAACGAGCACTTGGAGGTCTACGTGTCGGCAGCCGAAAACCCCAACCACTTCTGGATCCAAATTATCGGCTCGCGGACCCTCCAGCTGGACAAGCTCACCTGGGAAATGACACAGCACTATGAAAGCAGCTGCGCG TCTGAGTTCCCGAACGTGCGCCTGGGGGACATTGTGGCTGCCCCGTACCTGGAAGATCGCTCTTGGTACAGGGCCAGAGTCCTCGGCACTCTGGACAGTGGGAACCTGGATCTCTACTACGTCGACTTCGGGGACAACGGGGAGGCTCCTCTGGAGAAGCTGAGGCAGTTACG GAGCGACTTCCTAAGCCTCCCTTTCCAAGCGATCGAGTGCAGCCTCGCTTGCATTGCTCCGGCTG GAGATCAGTGGGCTGAAGCGGCGTTGGACGAATTTGACCGTCTCGCCCACTGTGCCAAGTGGAAGCCAGTGGTGGCGAAGATCTGCAGCTATCTGCCTTCTGGGAGTAGCACTTGGCCTCATGTGAGATTGTACAATACCTCCACTGGGCAG GACATCGATGTTGGGGAAGAGCTCGTGCGGTTGGGCTATGCGGTGTGGCGCCCTCAGGATAGAGATAGGGGCACAGGAGACGGACCCCATCAGTTGGAGAAAGGGGCAACTTCGAGTGGCCCCAACAGAGCCTTG GGAGATGTCACAGGGGCATCCCTGGAGAGCCTTGTCTCAGACACACAGATAACCCCGGACGAGATGCCGCACACCTTGTCTTGCCTCAGCCTCTCAG AAGTTGCCTCCATGTCAGAGAGTGGCGACCTCTTCCCGCTGGACAATGGTTCCTTGACTCCTTGA
- the TDRKH gene encoding tudor and KH domain-containing protein isoform X2, giving the protein MAGEQSSWNSLTTLQKVALGLGVPASGAILYILYRRYRETQEERLTFVGEEEMQVEMKIPKDAVKLLIGRHGANVKQLKKDTQARIDVDVEDSGEQRLIRICGSPVQVCKAKAAIHQILAENLPVKEKIQVPQRTVGRIIGRGGETVRAISQSTGAKVDCDREGSLSLTRLITLSGTRKEVEAAKQLIAEKVAEDETFRKKLSQVASARSQRKQPLGTRREEAAAGDHKGLPCTGEASRRPPSPLHREGAGEKIPEYPPDEPQELKSEVGSPEDSAPETSWLSSVFEVPSPDFSFHANEHLEVYVSAAENPNHFWIQIIGSRTLQLDKLTWEMTQHYESSCASEFPNVRLGDIVAAPYLEDRSWYRARVLGTLDSGNLDLYYVDFGDNGEAPLEKLRQLRSDFLSLPFQAIECSLACIAPAGDQWAEAALDEFDRLAHCAKWKPVVAKICSYLPSGSSTWPHVRLYNTSTGQDIDVGEELVRLGYAVWRPQDRDRGTGDGPHQLEKGATSSGPNRALGDVTGASLESLVSDTQITPDEMPHTLSCLSLSGSPSLDESHQDGSPSSRLAHGAFGNPAPDSREKEEAFGEEEVASMSESGDLFPLDNGSLTP; this is encoded by the exons GAGATGCAAGTGGAAATGAAGATACCGAAGGATGCCGTGAAGCTACTTATCGGGCGGCACGGAGCCAATGTCAAGCAG ctgAAGAAGGACACCCAAGCCCGCATTGATGTTGATGTGGAGGATTCTGGCGAGCAGCGGCTGATCCGGATCTGTGGCTCCCCTGTCCAGGTGTGCAAGGCTAAAGCCGCCATCCATCAAATTCTGGCGGAGAACTTGCCCGTGAAGGAAAAGATTCAGGTGCCCCAGCGCACTGTCGGGCGGATAATTG gcaggggtggggagacgGTGCGAGCCATCAGCCAGAGCACAGGAGCCAAGGTGGATTGCGACCGGGAAGGTAGCCTTTCGCTCACCCGCCTCATCACTCTCTCTGGGACTCGCAAGGAGGTGGAAGCGGCTAAG CAACTGATTGCAGAGAAGGTTGCTGAGGACGAGACTTTTCGCAAGAAGCTCTCGCAGGTGGCGTCAGCGCGGTCTCAGCGCAAGCAGCCTTTGGGCACGAGGAGGGAGGAAGCTGCCGCTGGCGACCACAAGGGCCTACCGTGCACCGGAGAAGCCTCCCGTCGGCCACCCAGCCCATTGCACAGGGAAGGGGCTGGCGAAAAGATCCCGGAGTATCCCCCGGATGAACCGCAGGAGCTGAAGAGCGAAGTCGGATCTCCCGAGGATTCTGCACCGGAAACCTCTTGGCTAAGCTCCGTGTTTGAAG TCCCCAGCCCGGATTTCAGCTTCCATGCCAACGAGCACTTGGAGGTCTACGTGTCGGCAGCCGAAAACCCCAACCACTTCTGGATCCAAATTATCGGCTCGCGGACCCTCCAGCTGGACAAGCTCACCTGGGAAATGACACAGCACTATGAAAGCAGCTGCGCG TCTGAGTTCCCGAACGTGCGCCTGGGGGACATTGTGGCTGCCCCGTACCTGGAAGATCGCTCTTGGTACAGGGCCAGAGTCCTCGGCACTCTGGACAGTGGGAACCTGGATCTCTACTACGTCGACTTCGGGGACAACGGGGAGGCTCCTCTGGAGAAGCTGAGGCAGTTACG GAGCGACTTCCTAAGCCTCCCTTTCCAAGCGATCGAGTGCAGCCTCGCTTGCATTGCTCCGGCTG GAGATCAGTGGGCTGAAGCGGCGTTGGACGAATTTGACCGTCTCGCCCACTGTGCCAAGTGGAAGCCAGTGGTGGCGAAGATCTGCAGCTATCTGCCTTCTGGGAGTAGCACTTGGCCTCATGTGAGATTGTACAATACCTCCACTGGGCAG GACATCGATGTTGGGGAAGAGCTCGTGCGGTTGGGCTATGCGGTGTGGCGCCCTCAGGATAGAGATAGGGGCACAGGAGACGGACCCCATCAGTTGGAGAAAGGGGCAACTTCGAGTGGCCCCAACAGAGCCTTG GGAGATGTCACAGGGGCATCCCTGGAGAGCCTTGTCTCAGACACACAGATAACCCCGGACGAGATGCCGCACACCTTGTCTTGCCTCAGCCTCTCAG GGTCGCCCTCTCTCGATGAGTCTCATCAGGATGGGTCTCCTTCTAGCCGCTTGGCCCACGGAGCCTTCGGCAACCCCGCTCCTGACagtagagagaaggaggaagcatTTGGGGAAGAAG AAGTTGCCTCCATGTCAGAGAGTGGCGACCTCTTCCCGCTGGACAATGGTTCCTTGACTCCTTGA
- the TDRKH gene encoding tudor and KH domain-containing protein isoform X1: protein MAGEQSSWNSLTTLQKVALGLGVPASGAILYILYRRYRETQEERLTFVGEEEMQVEMKIPKDAVKLLIGRHGANVKQLKKDTQARIDVDVEDSGEQRLIRICGSPVQVCKAKAAIHQILAENLPVKEKIQVPQRTVGRIIGRGGETVRAISQSTGAKVDCDREGSLSLTRLITLSGTRKEVEAAKQLIAEKVAEDETFRKKLSQVASARSQRKQPLGTRREEAAAGDHKGLPCTGEASRRPPSPLHREGAGEKIPEYPPDEPQELKSEVGSPEDSAPETSWLSSVFEVPSPDFSFHANEHLEVYVSAAENPNHFWIQIIGSRTLQLDKLTWEMTQHYESSCASEFPNVRLGDIVAAPYLEDRSWYRARVLGTLDSGNLDLYYVDFGDNGEAPLEKLRQLRSDFLSLPFQAIECSLACIAPAGDQWAEAALDEFDRLAHCAKWKPVVAKICSYLPSGSSTWPHVRLYNTSTGQDIDVGEELVRLGYAVWRPQDRDRGTGDGPHQLEKGATSSGPNRALGDVTGASLESLVSDTQITPDEMPHTLSCLSLSDDPVEQPQNETEPRCRSASTPESVASSLESLQLSILFDTPPEGPPSIPRHKMGNRSGYSEADPPVGAPAQAEVARELAFLPDGAALGSEVKQTSTPTDPCQLGEIPSAPLLSSIDSPGEEDLSFTKADSSTYSPRGYFYYLSTSVDSLDSSAFFCKGSPSLDESHQDGSPSSRLAHGAFGNPAPDSREKEEAFGEEEVASMSESGDLFPLDNGSLTP from the exons GAGATGCAAGTGGAAATGAAGATACCGAAGGATGCCGTGAAGCTACTTATCGGGCGGCACGGAGCCAATGTCAAGCAG ctgAAGAAGGACACCCAAGCCCGCATTGATGTTGATGTGGAGGATTCTGGCGAGCAGCGGCTGATCCGGATCTGTGGCTCCCCTGTCCAGGTGTGCAAGGCTAAAGCCGCCATCCATCAAATTCTGGCGGAGAACTTGCCCGTGAAGGAAAAGATTCAGGTGCCCCAGCGCACTGTCGGGCGGATAATTG gcaggggtggggagacgGTGCGAGCCATCAGCCAGAGCACAGGAGCCAAGGTGGATTGCGACCGGGAAGGTAGCCTTTCGCTCACCCGCCTCATCACTCTCTCTGGGACTCGCAAGGAGGTGGAAGCGGCTAAG CAACTGATTGCAGAGAAGGTTGCTGAGGACGAGACTTTTCGCAAGAAGCTCTCGCAGGTGGCGTCAGCGCGGTCTCAGCGCAAGCAGCCTTTGGGCACGAGGAGGGAGGAAGCTGCCGCTGGCGACCACAAGGGCCTACCGTGCACCGGAGAAGCCTCCCGTCGGCCACCCAGCCCATTGCACAGGGAAGGGGCTGGCGAAAAGATCCCGGAGTATCCCCCGGATGAACCGCAGGAGCTGAAGAGCGAAGTCGGATCTCCCGAGGATTCTGCACCGGAAACCTCTTGGCTAAGCTCCGTGTTTGAAG TCCCCAGCCCGGATTTCAGCTTCCATGCCAACGAGCACTTGGAGGTCTACGTGTCGGCAGCCGAAAACCCCAACCACTTCTGGATCCAAATTATCGGCTCGCGGACCCTCCAGCTGGACAAGCTCACCTGGGAAATGACACAGCACTATGAAAGCAGCTGCGCG TCTGAGTTCCCGAACGTGCGCCTGGGGGACATTGTGGCTGCCCCGTACCTGGAAGATCGCTCTTGGTACAGGGCCAGAGTCCTCGGCACTCTGGACAGTGGGAACCTGGATCTCTACTACGTCGACTTCGGGGACAACGGGGAGGCTCCTCTGGAGAAGCTGAGGCAGTTACG GAGCGACTTCCTAAGCCTCCCTTTCCAAGCGATCGAGTGCAGCCTCGCTTGCATTGCTCCGGCTG GAGATCAGTGGGCTGAAGCGGCGTTGGACGAATTTGACCGTCTCGCCCACTGTGCCAAGTGGAAGCCAGTGGTGGCGAAGATCTGCAGCTATCTGCCTTCTGGGAGTAGCACTTGGCCTCATGTGAGATTGTACAATACCTCCACTGGGCAG GACATCGATGTTGGGGAAGAGCTCGTGCGGTTGGGCTATGCGGTGTGGCGCCCTCAGGATAGAGATAGGGGCACAGGAGACGGACCCCATCAGTTGGAGAAAGGGGCAACTTCGAGTGGCCCCAACAGAGCCTTG GGAGATGTCACAGGGGCATCCCTGGAGAGCCTTGTCTCAGACACACAGATAACCCCGGACGAGATGCCGCACACCTTGTCTTGCCTCAGCCTCTCAG ATGATCCTGTCGAACAACCCCAGAACGAGACGGAACCACGATGTCGTTCAGCATCCACCCCAGAGAGTGTTGCATCCTCGCTCGAGTCCTTGCAGCTCTCCATCCTTTTTGACACCCCCCCGGAAGGTCCCCCCTCAATACCTAGACACAAAATGGGGAACCGTAGCGGGTACTCTGAAGCAGACCCACCTGTAGGAGCACCAGCTCAGGCCGAGGTGGCAAGAGAGctggccttcctcccagatgGTGCGGCATTGGGGTCTGAAGTGAAACAGACGTCCACCCCCACCGATCCCTGCCAACTCGGGGAGATTCCTTCAGCACCCTTGCTCTCGAGCATAGATTCCCCCGGTGAGGAGGACTTGTCCTTCACTAAGGCAGACAGCAGCACATACTCTCCCCGGGGCTACTTCTACTACCTCTCCACGTCTGTAGACAGTTTGGATTCCTCTGCCTTCTTCTGCAAAGGGTCGCCCTCTCTCGATGAGTCTCATCAGGATGGGTCTCCTTCTAGCCGCTTGGCCCACGGAGCCTTCGGCAACCCCGCTCCTGACagtagagagaaggaggaagcatTTGGGGAAGAAG AAGTTGCCTCCATGTCAGAGAGTGGCGACCTCTTCCCGCTGGACAATGGTTCCTTGACTCCTTGA